From the genome of Cellvibrio japonicus Ueda107, one region includes:
- a CDS encoding sodium/proline symporter, whose translation MAISFFICLMFFLVIGLSSARVRKNTQQDYYLASHSVSPWLAGLSAVTTNNSGYMFIGVIGYTYAVGLSASVLMVGWILGDLLASLWVHKKLRAVSVEQGESSYIATLGAWGGLRQSWFRPLAAAIVLVFLLAYAGAQLVASSKALQVLLDWPTWLSASLGALLVMLYCMAGGIRASIWTDAAQSLVMMLAMGIMLVSAFNALGGVEPVYQAMSAIDGFLSLEAAAVVLPGAAGVMVFFIGWLVAGFAVIAQPHIMVRFMALSSAEGFVRARLWYYLWFIVFYVMATGVGMLSRIYLTDAQHFDAELALPSMAVELLPPLMVGLVLAGIFAATISTADSLLLSCSAFLSQDLLPRLFGRAYGMKVATLLATLAALAWALFNRQSVFALVVLSWAMLAACFVPLILVLLLGSRPRGWQAVLMMLTGCGAVLALHLAGVSVDLFFGLPAILLALLVYWCAVRLSGYWPAR comes from the coding sequence ATGGCTATCAGTTTTTTTATTTGCCTGATGTTTTTTTTAGTCATCGGCCTATCGTCTGCGCGTGTGCGCAAAAATACCCAGCAGGATTACTACCTGGCCAGCCACAGCGTGTCGCCCTGGCTGGCCGGCTTGTCCGCTGTTACCACCAACAACAGCGGTTACATGTTTATTGGTGTGATTGGTTACACCTATGCGGTAGGGCTGTCGGCCAGCGTGTTAATGGTGGGGTGGATTCTGGGCGATTTGCTGGCCTCGCTCTGGGTGCACAAAAAACTGCGCGCGGTATCGGTGGAGCAGGGCGAGTCCAGCTACATCGCTACCCTGGGTGCCTGGGGCGGGTTGCGGCAATCCTGGTTTCGCCCGTTGGCGGCCGCGATTGTGCTGGTGTTTTTGCTGGCCTATGCCGGGGCGCAACTGGTCGCCAGCAGCAAAGCCCTGCAAGTATTGCTCGATTGGCCTACCTGGCTGAGCGCCAGCCTGGGGGCATTGCTGGTGATGCTGTATTGCATGGCCGGCGGTATTCGCGCCTCTATCTGGACCGATGCGGCGCAGTCATTGGTCATGATGTTGGCCATGGGCATTATGCTGGTATCGGCCTTTAATGCCCTGGGCGGCGTTGAACCGGTTTACCAGGCCATGTCGGCGATTGATGGCTTTCTCTCCCTGGAGGCCGCTGCCGTGGTGTTGCCCGGTGCAGCGGGAGTGATGGTGTTTTTTATCGGCTGGCTGGTGGCCGGTTTTGCGGTGATTGCCCAGCCGCACATTATGGTGCGCTTTATGGCGCTCAGCTCGGCGGAAGGTTTTGTGCGGGCACGGCTCTGGTATTACCTGTGGTTTATTGTTTTTTATGTGATGGCGACCGGTGTGGGCATGTTGTCGCGCATCTATTTAACGGATGCACAGCATTTTGATGCGGAGCTGGCCCTGCCCAGTATGGCGGTGGAATTATTGCCACCACTGATGGTGGGGTTGGTGTTGGCCGGTATTTTTGCTGCCACCATTTCCACGGCGGATTCCCTGTTGCTGAGCTGCTCGGCTTTCCTGTCCCAGGATTTGTTGCCGCGATTATTTGGCCGCGCTTACGGCATGAAGGTGGCGACCCTGCTGGCAACCCTTGCCGCCCTGGCCTGGGCGCTCTTCAATCGGCAGTCGGTCTTTGCCCTGGTGGTGTTGTCCTGGGCGATGCTCGCCGCCTGTTTTGTGCCCCTGATCCTGGTGCTGCTGCTTGGCTCCCGGCCGCGCGGTTGGCAGGCTGTACTGATGATGCTGACTGGCTGTGGCGCGGTTCTGGCACTGCACCTGGCCGGTGTCAGTGTCGATTTGTTTTTCGGGCTGCCCGCCATACTCCTGGCGCTACTGGTGTATTGGTGCGCGGTTCGTTTGTCCGGGTATTGGCCCGCCCGCTAA
- the ectB gene encoding diaminobutyrate--2-oxoglutarate transaminase, with translation MDIFQQMESEVRSYSRSFPVVFHRAKGSYLYDEAGNGYLDFLAGAGSLNYGHNNPLLKKALVDYIEQDGIAHGLDMHTRAKANFLQRLQELILTPRALDYRVQFTGPTGANAVEAALKLARKVKGRSNIIAFTNGFHGVTLGAVAATGNQRHRGGAGVDLHNVERMPFCGYHGRDADTLKMMDKLLSDPSSGVDIPAAVIVEVVQGEGGLNVAADSWLQGLQKLCRKHDMLLIVDDIQAGCGRTGSFFSFESSGIVPDIITLSKSLSGFGLPFSIVLLNPVLDQWLPGEHNGTFRGNNHAFVTATAALEYYWSGDHFAREVAQKAVLVSQRFKTIVEAYNPPALRVKGRGLMQGIECINGDIADAICRQAFARGLVVETSGNQGQVVKCFCPLTISEEDLCKGLDILEQSFAAVVEQKFMALKTA, from the coding sequence ATGGATATTTTTCAGCAGATGGAGTCCGAAGTCCGTTCCTATTCACGTTCATTTCCCGTGGTTTTTCATCGCGCCAAAGGCAGCTACCTTTACGATGAGGCCGGCAATGGCTATCTCGATTTTCTCGCCGGCGCCGGCTCGCTCAATTATGGCCACAACAATCCCCTGTTAAAAAAGGCCCTGGTGGATTACATCGAACAGGATGGTATTGCCCATGGTTTGGATATGCATACCCGGGCCAAGGCTAACTTCCTGCAACGCCTGCAGGAATTGATATTAACGCCGCGCGCGCTGGATTATCGCGTGCAATTTACCGGCCCTACCGGCGCCAATGCGGTGGAGGCGGCGTTAAAGCTTGCGCGCAAAGTAAAAGGGCGCAGCAATATTATTGCGTTTACCAATGGCTTTCACGGTGTGACCCTGGGGGCTGTTGCGGCAACCGGTAACCAGCGTCATCGCGGCGGTGCGGGGGTAGACCTGCATAATGTAGAGCGCATGCCCTTTTGCGGTTATCACGGCCGCGATGCCGATACGCTCAAAATGATGGATAAATTGTTGAGCGACCCTTCCAGCGGTGTTGATATCCCGGCGGCGGTGATTGTCGAAGTGGTGCAGGGTGAGGGCGGCTTGAATGTGGCGGCCGATAGCTGGTTGCAAGGCTTGCAAAAGTTGTGTCGCAAGCACGATATGTTATTGATCGTGGATGATATCCAGGCCGGTTGTGGGCGAACAGGCAGCTTCTTCAGTTTTGAATCGAGCGGTATCGTTCCCGATATTATTACCCTCTCCAAATCCCTCAGCGGTTTCGGCCTGCCTTTTTCGATTGTCCTGTTAAATCCTGTCCTTGATCAATGGTTGCCCGGTGAGCACAACGGTACTTTTCGCGGCAATAACCATGCGTTCGTCACCGCTACTGCGGCCTTGGAGTACTACTGGTCCGGCGATCATTTTGCGCGTGAGGTTGCACAAAAGGCGGTGCTGGTGAGCCAGCGGTTTAAAACCATTGTGGAGGCTTATAACCCGCCTGCGCTGCGTGTGAAAGGGCGCGGCCTTATGCAGGGTATTGAGTGTATTAATGGCGATATTGCCGATGCGATTTGCCGCCAGGCGTTTGCGCGCGGGTTGGTGGTGGAAACCTCCGGCAACCAGGGGCAAGTGGTTAAGTGTTTCTGTCCGCTCACGATTAGCGAAGAAGATTTGTGCAAAGGCCTGGATATCCTTGAGCAGAGTTTTGCCGCTGTGGTTGAGCAAAAATTTATGGCCCTTAAAACGGCTTAA
- a CDS encoding ectoine synthase, whose amino-acid sequence MIVRKLSDAQAQGRCVSAPGWESSRLLLKQDGAGFSFHITRIFKGAELPMHYQNHIESVYCISGRGEIVDLATGQTHPIAAGTIYILDQHDKHILRAFEEMEMACVFNPPLHGKEVHNAEGAYELEAEAIT is encoded by the coding sequence ATGATTGTTAGAAAATTGTCAGATGCCCAGGCACAGGGGCGCTGTGTTTCAGCGCCGGGCTGGGAAAGCAGTCGCCTGTTGCTGAAGCAGGATGGCGCGGGATTTTCGTTTCACATTACCCGTATTTTTAAAGGCGCTGAGTTACCCATGCATTACCAGAACCATATCGAGTCGGTGTATTGCATCAGTGGTCGCGGTGAAATTGTGGATCTGGCCACTGGCCAAACCCATCCTATCGCCGCAGGGACGATTTATATTCTCGACCAGCACGATAAACACATTTTGCGTGCGTTTGAGGAAATGGAAATGGCTTGTGTATTCAATCCACCCTTGCACGGCAAGGAGGTGCACAATGCCGAGGGTGCCTATGAGCTGGAAGCGGAAGCCATCACATGA
- a CDS encoding TPR end-of-group domain-containing protein, with amino-acid sequence MACAHTTLSHYDEAMVFLTKALINGDARLDDFARDPALKPLHHLPAFEQLLVEARTRIADQTQE; translated from the coding sequence TTGGCCTGTGCCCATACCACCCTGTCCCATTATGACGAAGCCATGGTGTTCCTCACCAAGGCGCTGATTAACGGCGACGCGCGCCTGGATGATTTTGCCCGGGACCCCGCCCTTAAACCCCTGCACCATTTGCCGGCGTTTGAACAGCTCTTAGTGGAAGCTCGCACGCGCATCGCGGATCAAACCCAAGAATAA
- the ectA gene encoding diaminobutyrate acetyltransferase, which yields MNTRNDLFTDKLYLRSPQVTDGYALNRLVAASPPLDRNSVYCNLLQCMHFADTSVAAELDGELVGFISAYIPPNEPDTLFVWQVVVAQSARGIGVGKRMLHWLVGQPSCEKTLRLATSITADNQASWALFESFAKSCNALPVKTLLFQRDKHFAGQHEDEYLLRIAPLPNHPNDNKPMSYHLENLRAGLRSPASQYWLD from the coding sequence ATGAACACCAGAAACGATCTTTTCACCGACAAGTTATACCTGCGCAGCCCCCAGGTAACGGATGGTTATGCCCTTAACCGCCTGGTTGCGGCCAGTCCCCCCCTGGATCGCAACTCGGTGTATTGCAACCTGCTGCAATGCATGCATTTTGCCGATACTTCGGTTGCTGCCGAGCTGGATGGTGAACTGGTGGGTTTTATTTCGGCCTATATTCCACCCAATGAACCGGATACCTTGTTTGTATGGCAGGTGGTGGTGGCCCAATCTGCGCGGGGTATCGGTGTTGGCAAGCGCATGCTGCATTGGTTGGTAGGCCAGCCCTCCTGCGAGAAAACCCTGCGCCTGGCGACCAGCATTACTGCTGATAACCAGGCATCCTGGGCCCTGTTTGAAAGCTTTGCCAAATCCTGTAATGCCCTGCCGGTTAAGACCCTGTTGTTCCAGCGCGATAAACATTTCGCGGGCCAGCATGAGGATGAGTACCTGTTGCGTATTGCGCCCTTGCCCAATCACCCCAATGACAACAAGCCGATGAGCTATCACCTGGAAAACCTGCGTGCCGGGTTGCGCAGCCCCGCTAGCCAGTATTGGCTTGATTAA
- a CDS encoding TonB-dependent receptor has product MRVNRWLWVLTGFVACYSQAHEQVIAKKRGKASDIEEVMVWGAAKDSASAGYTNPTSLLTQEDMVAINATTTEDLVKYEPSLVIRKRYIGDSNGTLGMRGSNMFATSRSMVFADGVPLHYLLQSRWSGAPRWTLVSASEIAQVEILYGPFSAEYSGNAMGGVVLIETAIPQKREVHIDLDYFSQDFSAYGFSDRLNGYKTFISYGDKLGDLSLYLSYNRLENDSQPQTFYFDQDKNHSLPEVQAQFANAIPVTGFMKNQDVYAKDAYYFGDTGVEQAVTDNVKIKLGYDFGNWSTLLNLAYEDRTTLRDSPNSYVRDEAGQTVWSGNLEQDGLWLTIPANRLGASDLERKSLSTGLRLKGQLTDQVRMETTISDFRILKDNTRTSSRSLQDPLFNGSGQTTDYDHTGWQTFDIKLVLEDMGLEGMEWITGARRETYELNLDQYNSSDWAQGDNAGYTSRSGGETAINAAFVQLNWDINAHWDLALGGRYEEWESKHGYFTRSAAPTVLIAVDDNQRNQFSPKFSLGYAPADEWLVRYSLARAYRFPIVEELFSQSQSYASTTVARPDLKPENGLHHNLLLEKQFDSGYARINLFSETIQDAIESQSNILPGGASITSFSAVDEVQTDGVELILNYYGLLVPELDMRFNLTYTKSIIEDNSSAEGVNPDNSIEGNDYPRMPRWRSNLLLTYHASDRWDVSANVQYADKSFGRLQNDDIAEQVMGAQDGYTRVGAKTTYAVSDQLKCGLGVDNLTNQRSFVAHPWPGRTLYMSLSYSL; this is encoded by the coding sequence GTGAGAGTAAACCGGTGGCTATGGGTACTCACCGGGTTTGTGGCCTGTTATAGCCAGGCGCACGAACAGGTGATTGCCAAAAAGCGGGGCAAGGCAAGCGATATTGAAGAGGTGATGGTGTGGGGGGCGGCGAAAGACAGCGCCAGCGCCGGCTACACCAACCCGACCAGCTTGCTCACCCAGGAAGACATGGTGGCGATTAATGCGACCACCACCGAAGACCTGGTCAAATACGAGCCCAGCCTGGTTATCCGCAAGCGCTATATCGGCGACTCCAACGGCACCCTGGGTATGCGCGGCTCCAACATGTTCGCCACCTCGCGCTCCATGGTGTTTGCCGATGGTGTGCCCCTGCATTATTTACTGCAATCGCGCTGGAGCGGCGCCCCGCGCTGGACCCTGGTCAGCGCCAGCGAAATCGCCCAGGTGGAAATTCTCTATGGCCCTTTCTCGGCGGAGTACAGCGGCAATGCCATGGGCGGTGTGGTGCTGATTGAAACCGCGATCCCGCAAAAACGCGAAGTGCATATCGACCTGGATTATTTCTCCCAGGATTTTTCCGCCTATGGTTTTAGCGATCGCCTGAACGGCTACAAAACCTTTATTTCCTACGGCGACAAGCTGGGCGACCTGAGCCTTTATCTGTCCTATAACCGTTTGGAAAACGATAGCCAGCCGCAAACTTTTTATTTCGATCAAGATAAAAACCACAGTTTGCCCGAGGTACAAGCACAGTTTGCCAATGCCATCCCGGTTACCGGTTTTATGAAAAACCAGGATGTCTACGCTAAAGACGCTTACTACTTTGGTGATACCGGTGTCGAGCAGGCGGTGACGGATAATGTCAAAATCAAACTGGGTTACGATTTTGGCAATTGGTCGACCCTGTTAAACCTGGCCTATGAAGATCGCACCACGCTGCGCGATTCGCCCAACAGTTATGTGCGTGATGAAGCGGGCCAGACAGTGTGGTCCGGCAATTTGGAGCAGGATGGGCTCTGGCTGACGATTCCCGCCAACCGCCTGGGCGCGAGTGACCTGGAGCGCAAAAGCCTGTCAACCGGTTTACGCCTTAAAGGCCAGTTGACCGATCAGGTGCGTATGGAAACCACTATCAGCGATTTTCGTATCCTGAAAGACAATACCCGCACCTCCAGCCGCAGCCTGCAAGATCCGCTGTTCAACGGCTCCGGTCAAACCACGGATTATGACCATACCGGCTGGCAAACCTTTGACATCAAACTGGTGTTGGAGGACATGGGCCTGGAGGGCATGGAGTGGATTACCGGCGCGCGCCGCGAAACCTATGAACTGAATCTCGACCAATACAATTCCAGCGACTGGGCCCAGGGGGATAATGCCGGCTACACCAGCCGCAGCGGTGGTGAAACGGCTATTAACGCCGCCTTTGTGCAACTGAACTGGGATATTAATGCGCACTGGGATTTGGCCCTGGGCGGCCGTTATGAGGAGTGGGAAAGTAAACACGGTTACTTTACCCGCAGCGCGGCCCCTACCGTACTGATCGCGGTGGACGACAACCAGCGCAACCAATTCTCGCCCAAGTTCTCCCTGGGTTATGCCCCTGCCGATGAATGGCTGGTGCGCTACTCACTGGCGCGCGCCTATCGCTTCCCGATTGTGGAAGAATTGTTTTCGCAGAGCCAATCCTATGCGTCCACTACCGTAGCGCGCCCGGACCTGAAGCCGGAAAACGGTTTGCATCACAACTTGCTGTTGGAAAAACAATTTGACAGCGGTTATGCGCGTATCAACCTGTTTAGTGAAACCATTCAGGACGCGATTGAATCCCAATCCAACATATTGCCCGGCGGGGCTTCTATCACGAGTTTCTCGGCAGTGGATGAAGTGCAAACCGACGGTGTGGAGTTGATCCTCAACTATTACGGTTTGCTGGTGCCGGAGTTGGATATGCGTTTTAACCTGACTTACACCAAATCGATTATTGAGGATAACAGCAGCGCAGAAGGGGTTAATCCGGATAACTCGATTGAAGGTAACGACTATCCACGCATGCCGCGCTGGCGCAGTAACCTGTTGCTGACCTACCACGCCAGCGATCGCTGGGATGTCAGTGCCAATGTGCAATACGCCGATAAAAGTTTCGGACGTTTGCAAAACGATGACATTGCCGAGCAGGTCATGGGCGCGCAGGATGGCTATACCCGCGTGGGTGCCAAAACCACCTACGCGGTGAGCGACCAACTGAAATGTGGCCTGGGGGTCGATAACCTCACCAACCAGCGCAGCTTTGTGGCCCATCCCTGGCCGGGGCGGACGCTTTACATGAGCCTTTCCTACAGCTTGTAG